Within Diospyros lotus cultivar Yz01 chromosome 15, ASM1463336v1, whole genome shotgun sequence, the genomic segment ATGCATAACATGGTCATTGAGGATGAAGGAGATATTGGTAACAATGACTTTGATGGAAGTGATGCAAATCCTCCTGTAGAAGTGTCGCATGCGTATACACCAGAATTGGAAGACTTCATGCAAACCCATTTTCAGATTAGGGACAGTGTAACTCATTCTCAACTACAATCAGATCTTATTGAGCATTTGTGGGAACGCCATGGCGAATAATAATTTTCCCAATTGtaatttcaagttgtattttcaatttcaatttcaagttgtatttccaattccaatttcaattttaagttgtattttcaattccaatttcaatttcaagttgtatttcAATTTCACAAGTACTTTCATAGCAATCAAAGTCCAACttcaatttcaagattttttagtcaatttcaaAAGTACTTTCATAGCAATCAAACTTAATACATagtttttcatgaataataacaacataataaataatgactaaaaaGTAAAACCCCGCTTTTTCATAATCTCCATCTTCAAGTTATTCCAATATGTTGCAGAAATTGGGTCCATACCAATAGTGTCAGTTTCCATGATCTTTATTTCATATTGCCAttcattattcttttcttcaacttttaccttctttttttgaacttctaattgcatttcttcaatttctaacTGTTTATGATGTTGCTCCAATACTATCTCCTATTGAGCAAATATTTTCTCATGCCGCTCCGCTTTTTGTCTTTCCACTTCCATTCTTTGATTCCAGTGGTGATAATATAGTATATCTTCAACCCCGATTTgattctcttttgtttttaagttgTTTCTTCGAAGCTTTTTTGCCTAATGGCCTATTGAGGTTGGGAGTAGACGATGGTTCAATATCATCCCCTAAATGTGGAGTTGAATAACAAGATTCAACATGATTTGATTCAGCAGGACTACCAGTTGAATGGTTTTTTGCTTTCTTATTGTTGGTGAGATTATCAGTCCATCTCTGctccattttcaaaatattccaaCAATGCTCATATTGAAATGGTCTTCCAATAATCTTAGCAAACATTTCTTTTGCTTCATCAAcctgaaaaatatatgaaatcattaaatcaatagtccaaatattaaatcATAGTAGCGTCTATCTAAAAGAACTCAATCCTTACATTATTTTGCTCAGTGTGTCCACTTTGTCGCAGTCTTTCAATTTGCCTATAAAAATCGACAAATTTAGCACATTTTGCATTTATATCATCAGTCCAATGGCTTTTAATAGAAGCTTGCGAACGTTCTTCTTGATTGCCTCCATGAAGCTCTACGTATTTCAATACTCTATGCCAGAAAGCACCACCTTGTTGTTCATTTCCAGTAATTGCATCTTTATTCGTGTTAAGCCACGCAGACAcaattaatttatcttcttcttgagaGAAGTTCTTTGTCTTTTGCGATTTTCTCACTCTTGAAACAACTTCATCTTGTACTGGCTCCAATACTGCGGGATTGGGCTGCATAATATCATCATATAAATCGGTGTTACTCATAACCAAATCAATGAAAGAACTGTCAAATTGAGAATccatctaaaaaataattaaaaaaatattatcaatttaaagaatgagcataaaataataaattaaaataaattctaacaattaactaaaataattattttaaattaaaatcaaaatatataattctaacccaaaaatatcaatttaaattctaacaattaactagaataaaaacatttatatatatgattaataatcaattaactaaaacaaaacataacaattaactataattaatatatataattataataattaactttgAATAATTGTTTTACAACTCCCCACATactgtttaaatatttataattaattaatatatatttatatataacatacgttggaaatatttataattaatttatatatatatattataacatactTGGGCGCTCCAGAACCTTCCTCTCACAAATCAATTGTAAacatttataatcattatatatatatatattataacatatttgGGCGCCTCTAGAACCTTTCTCTCTGGAAATCAATTGTAAacatttataatcattatatatatatatattataacataccTTGGTGCCTCCAGAAGCTTCTCATCTACAAATCAATTGCTCCCCTCGCCCTTAACGCAATCCAGAagtctttttcttctctataaATCAATTGTAGCTGCTCACAGCTCGCCCTCTCACCCTTGATGTAATCCAGAAACTTTATTCTTCTTTGCAAATCAATTGCTTCTGCTCACGGCTCGCTCTCGCCTTCCCCTTCGCAGGCGCTGCTTGCCCTcaccttgttcttcttcttactcAGTGCTGCTCGCCCTCGTAGAAGCCTCTGGTTTATCTTGCTCTGCTCGCCTCCTCTGTTCaggtaattatatatatatataatctaaaatatagcCGTTGGTCTCTTGACCGTTGGTAAATGCAATCTCTGATTTTCTCtttccaaaaattacaaaaatggcATCGAATGAGAGAAGTTGTCATTTTACAAACTCATATGCCACTCCCGTTGGAGTGGACATTTTATGTTTTCGGGTGCCATTTCGGCAATTATGCCAATGGCACCCCCAATGGCAACTCCCGTTGGAGTTGCTCTAAACCCCCAATTACTGTTAACTCCCTACCTTCTCTACCCCATTGCCTCCGGTACCTCAATGCTGTCGTGACCTCCTTGCTGCCTCTACGCCCGTCACCTTCAGAGCACATCTACTGGTCGTTGTCCTCATCGTTTCCATCTCCTCGCTGCCTCAATGTCATCGCCACCACTGTAGCCTCTTCAACGCCCCCTTAATGTCGCCGTTGCCTCCAACTAGTGAAGTGGTATGGATGTAATCATTGTTTACTTATTCTATCAACAGCCAACAGGTTTTAAACTTGTCTTTCgtatctagataatatatatatatatatatatatcaacatattATTCTGGTTTTCAATGCGTTTTaagtttgtttaaatttttcaatttagagACACACTCCATATTGCAATGTTTGCAAAGATTTATATGATTTACAGTTTGCAACTTTGAATTTGTTTCCTTCCCTTGTCCTTTCATTTCATAGTTTTTCTCAATCCAACACGAACTATGGTTTTCTATATATCATTTTCACTTACCTTAGCCTCGACAAATTCATGAATTTTAATGTTTCATgattattttgaatatcatgATGAACACAAATCGTCTGTTCAAGGACCTTTTCAATTTCAGTAGAAGCACAAGCCTTGAATTTAGCCAATTTGATTTCCATTCTGAGAACATTTTTAacccctccaaaaaaaaaaaaaaaaaagaaatgatgttTTGATATGTTTTGATTGGAGCTTAGAGCTTTCCAAGCCATCTttatcatcaaaagaaatcCCCGCTAACAGCGGTTGTTCAAAATGGaccaaaatagtaaaaaataagcaaagaaaaaaaaagaatgttcAAAGGCAGAATGAGGCATAATCTTCTTGGTAATAAAGCAAATCAACAAAGCTAAAGAGAAACTTAAAGTGTAAGTGTAACTGTAATTGTTTTGTTACagtgtaagtgtaattttaggatcaattttagatatgttttgTTATGTTACTATTCAATGTTATGATATGTTTTGTTATGTTACTATTTAGGGAATTTGCAACATGTTAAACTTTAGTTTTATggtatttgttttgtttatgttataaatCGATAATACGATGAGGAATTTGGGATTTTGTAGAATTGATAATAATGCTATATGTTGCAATTTTTTATGGtgattttgttgtttatttttttgttgcagTTTTTGAATTGATTATTCTAGGTTATTTTTTGGTCTTTTGCTTTGAGctctagtattttttttatgggtTAGGCTTGAtggtttaatttctttttaaaatggATGTTAGTAAAGGATCTTCAATATTGGGTTAGTTCTATAGTCATGAATTTTAGATGGTTAAATAAATGGAATTGCTAATGCAATGGATCTTTTGATCTTCAATAAAAAAAGGATTTATTTACTAACATTCCTTTGTGTTAACGGTcgtatatttatttacttaatatatCTCAATGTGTTACTTTTGTCTAGAGTGTGAAAAGATACAGAATATGGATTGTAAATGGGTAAAGAACTCGAATATGGTATCTCCTTAGTTTGTGGCAAGGATAGAAAAGCTTATAATTGTTGCAAAACAGAGTTTGAATTCTGGGGGTTAACTCTATACCCATGCTTCAACTATGCTAATAGGAGGTTGCAAAGCATAGATGTCATTAAAGCTCATTTGATTAGAAACGGAATTGATGACTCGTACACACAATGGGTGTATCATGGTAAGAAAGAACTTGAGGAGGAAGAAGGTGTGGGTAACGAGGAATTCTTCAATGAGTAATTTGATGGATTGGGAGAAGGATTGCACAATGTAGTTGGTGTTGATGACCTTTTTAACTTTGGGCCTACGAGTGACTTCGTTGGAAATGAATGCCCAGCTATTGAAGAGGCCCATTATGAGAAGTTATATGAAGCTTTATATAATCCTGTATATAACAGATGTGAAAACTTCTCTACTTTGACCTTTGTTTTGAAGCTAATGAACATAAAAGTGATGAACAAATGGAGTGATAATTCATTTGAGATGCTATTGAAGCTAATCCAGAGGTGCTCCCAAAGGGTAATAATTGTCCAAAGAACTATTATGACACTAGAAGATTGCTTTGTGACGTCGGTTTGGGTTACTAGCATATTGAGATGTTTGTCTATATGATTGTGCTCTGTTCTATGCTGAGCATAGCAATACTACAATATGTCTTGTTTGTAAATATAGTCGCTATGTTTGCAATAAGATTTTGCATAAGAGGCTGTGATACTTCCCTATCACGCCTCGTCTGAAGCAGTTAATTATATAGCTCATGACACACAACTAGAGATATGCGTTGGCATAAAGAAGTTTGTGCGAAAGAGCCTGGAGTGTTATGTCATCCCGCTGATGGGAAGACTTGGAAGCACTTTGATGAGTTGTACCCTGACTGTGCTACTAATTCAAGGAATGTACGATTGGGGTTAATTAACTTCAAATGGGTTCAATCCATTTAGCAATATGCTGACAACACATAGTATGTGGCCAGTCATTTTGATGCCTTATAACATGTCGCCTTGGTGTTCAATGCATAAGAGCAACTACCTCTTAATGTTGTTGATTCTGGGACCAAAGTCCCCTGGTAAGGACTTTGATGTATTTCTAAGGCTGCTTGTGGATGAGCTTAAAGTTCTATGGTGTAACGGGATTCAAGCATATGATGAATACTCCTGATCAAGTTTCACTCTTTGTGCAACAGTTATGTGGACAATTAGTGACTTCCTTGCTTATATTTACTTGTTCGGGTGGAGCACCATGGGTAAATTGGCATGTCCAATATGCCTTGAGGATACTCGTTCCAAACAAATTCGGGGAAAACAATGTTATATAGGGAACATATGCTTCTTAAGTAAAACACACCCATGGCGAAGGAGTACGGAGTATGATAGAAAACCAGAAAGAAAGGGACCACCTCGTTAATTTTTCGGTGATGATATTTTGTTGCAGTTAGAGGAGGTACCTATATGCACCCCTATTTGAACTACCATATTGGTTAAAGCTATTGATGCGTCATAATTTGATGCTATGCATATTGAAAAACAATGTTTGTGATAATATTGTTGGGACCTTATTGAATGATCCCATGAAGTCGAAGGATACTGTGAAGGCACGTTTAGACTTGGAATATCTTAACATTCATAAAGAATTATGGATGAGGGACTGgaatgaaaaatttgataaacCTCATGCAAATTACACATTGAGTAAATTAGATTGTGAGGGCTTTTGTGACTTTATCAAGTCAGTCCGCTTTATGGATGAGTATACTTCCAACATCAGTCAATGTGTGATAGACTCTCATATGCTTGGAGGGATGAAAACACACAATTGCCATGTATTTCTCCAAAAAATACTACCAGTGGCCATTCTCCCACACTTAGATAAGAAAATACATGCCACGTTGATTGAGTTTTGttaattctttcaaaaattaagtgCCAAGACTCTATATGTCAACGAACTTGAGAAAATGAAGACAATGATTGTTATCATACTGTGCAAACTTGAAAAGATATTTCCATTGGCATTCTTTACAATCATGGTTCACTTATATGTGCATTTACCTGAACAAGCATTGTGGGGTGGACCAATCAGTTCGAGATGGATGTTTGGCATTGAACATCGCATAGGTACATGCAAGGGATACGTTCGTAACTTTGCATGCCTTGATAGTTCCATTACTGAAGCATATGTTGTTGATGAGGTTGTGGCATTTCTATCTTGTTATTTGCATAGTATTGAGAGAAGATTCCCATGTCTAGAACGTAATTGGAATGTACCTAGTACACAACATAAGATGGAGTTATTCAACAACAAGGTTCATACGATGAGGGCCTCTAAATTTGGTAAGCTAGGGATTTATGGGCATGTGGTGCAATGATACATTTTGAATAACTGCGGAGACGGACTTGATGGTTACATAAAGTGAGTTGGGCACATgcatatgaaatatttttaaaatgtaattaatggTTCATTCTAAAATACGTAATCACCCATTGTTTCATTATAGTGAGCATAAAGAAGTATTTTGTTTGAGAAATGTGCgagaagaagattttgaaatcaTACAAAAACATGAATTTCCTTCTTGGTTTAAGAACAAGgttaaaatatcatatatatatatattattttatttttttataatttgtctAAAATTATTATCTCTAATATTAACTATGTACAAATGACTAATTTTAGAGTCAATGGCGATCCTAAAGCAATTGATGATTTGTACTCATTGTCACAATATGCGGATGATCATTACACAATTTGGCATAGTTGCATTGTCAACAATGTTAGATTTCGCTGCAAAGAACGTGATGAAAAGTTCAAGACACAATGTAGTGGAGTTTGTACATGGGTGATTATGAGAGTGGCGATATCACATATTATGGTGCTctacttgaaattttaaaattagatttcaTCTATCAACTTACGGTATTTATGTTTCGTTACAAGTGGTACAATACTGATccgaaaggaaaaaaatagtgGTTAATAATAATTTGGCATCACTTGACATTACATCTAATTGGTCTACTGAAGATCCGTTTCTAATGACGACTCTAATGACCTAGATCTTGATGATGATGCATGATTACCTTGTTTGATTAggttattaaaaattaaccatattttaaaataaatttattattcttagTTTGATTACGtattaatttatattagtaTACAGTTCTTGCATGGCTATTGGAGGGCGAAGGGGTGGACGAAGAAGAGGGATGGGTTGGAGGACAGACAAAGCCTATTGCTGCCCCTACTACATCACATTCTGGTTTGTTACATTTAGAGTTATTGttgatttcattatttttccaaCACTTATCTTTGGTGCTTACatgcatattcatttttatataggaGAACATGTTGGAGGACAGACAGATCCTATTGCTGCCCCCACTACATCACATTCTGGTTTGCTGCATTTAGATTTATTGCTAATTTCATTAGTTTTCCAACACTTATCTTTGGTGCTTACAtacatattcatttttatataggaGGATAGACAGAGCATATTGTTGCCCCCACTACATCTCCATCAATGGAGCCTATTACAGTCCCATTTCCATCAGATATCGCACATTTTGGTTTGCCAACTATCACAATCTGGTTTGCTGCATTTagatttattgttgattttattatgagtttatttttttataatgttagGTTTCATATAATAAATTGCCAAGTATAACAAAGTTTCTATTTctaagaaattaagatttgagTCATGATTAGATTAAAGTATAACAAAGTCAgaattcaatcaatttttgtTTCTAACATTTTTAGTTGCAAATGTGGATGTGCACACCTCATCTCGATTAGCAGCTGCAGATGTGGACGCACCTAAAGGTTCAAATGTACGCGGGAGTACTTATGGACAAAGTGCTCAGAAGGTGAAGAAACATGCTAAGGGAAGATTGACTGTGGAGTTCAATTTTAATCTTACATGCAAGCTATTTGTGACAATGCAGAGATATCTAATAATGAAATTGGGTACATTGTACGTAAGAATTGTAGCTTTCGGTATAAGAAGTGGAGGTGTGTACCTTTGACAATTAAAGCACTGCTTCGTCACAAACTTCTTGTAAGtaaatcatcattttattacttttactttgtatatttatatgttttcttattcctaacattatatgatttcttttattttgtagatTGTTTTTGATATTAACATTGAGGATAAGAATGTCCAAAAGGTCAACGATAAACAAATGTAACGAGCTTAGAGAGGCCACAAATATAAGTTGCATGCTTACTTCAAAGAAATTGGAGGACAGGAAGATCCAATTAAGGCCAAGAGTAAGTGCCAGGAGGAAGTGAGCCAAGAGGATATTGGGTTTACCTTTGTGATTTTTGgacaaatcctatttttatggTAATACTTATAACTATTTTTCAggattcttcttttttattaaggaaaatatatatttattaatgaattgttaatttttaaaggaAACGATCATGGAAGAATGCTAACTCTCGTGCAAAACGAAAGTGGGAATTTAGAAATGGTTTTAGGAGTACAGTGCGTCATCACATTGTTCGTGGAGTTGACTTGGATGCTCCGATAGGACATATTGAGA encodes:
- the LOC127792336 gene encoding glutathione S-transferase T3-like — protein: MCSEGDGRRGSKEVTTALRYRRQWGREGRELTVIGGLEQLQRELPLGMDSQFDSSFIDLVMSNTDLYDDIMQPNPAVLEPVQDEVVSRVRKSQKTKNFSQEEDKLIVSAWLNTNKDAITGNEQQGGAFWHRVLKYVELHGGNQEERSQASIKSHWTDDINAKCAKFVDFYRQIERLRQSGHTEQNNVDEAKEMFAKIIGRPFQYEHCWNILKMEQRWTDNLTNNKKAKNHSTGSPAESNHVESCYSTPHLGDDIEPSSTPNLNRPLGKKASKKQLKNKRESNRG